The following proteins come from a genomic window of Iamia sp. SCSIO 61187:
- a CDS encoding LLM class flavin-dependent oxidoreductase: MQILGPALGGDPAAEAVAAEAAGFAGVRVLDHLFCALPGGPEQAFDHPFVALGAAAAVTERVVLTQTVLDVTRRHPTEVAQAAATLDRISSGRAELGLGTGWYEPEHTAVGAALGPPAARVDRLIEAAAVCRAMLDGDGRVDFAGRHVQAHVDVPWAPTPHPVPLVVGAARPVLQRRAAALVDRLEILSPIGLGPGERPPDLAVLAHRIDVARTVAAAAGRAIAFSARVTLEVGGRADPADALHLAGSPDDVVGAVADLARLGFDRLTVLPVDPSSQAWLARSVAHLADADAGSRPAPSDPSPVGAP, translated from the coding sequence GTGCAGATCCTCGGCCCCGCTCTCGGGGGCGACCCCGCGGCTGAGGCGGTGGCCGCCGAGGCCGCCGGGTTCGCCGGGGTCCGCGTCCTCGACCACCTGTTCTGCGCCCTTCCCGGTGGTCCGGAGCAGGCCTTCGACCACCCGTTCGTGGCCCTCGGAGCGGCGGCCGCGGTGACCGAGAGGGTGGTCCTGACCCAGACGGTGCTCGACGTCACCCGCCGGCACCCGACCGAGGTCGCCCAGGCGGCGGCCACCCTCGACCGCATCTCGAGTGGCCGGGCCGAGCTCGGGCTCGGGACCGGCTGGTACGAGCCCGAGCACACCGCCGTCGGCGCCGCGCTGGGACCGCCCGCGGCGCGGGTGGACCGTCTCATCGAGGCGGCGGCGGTGTGCCGGGCCATGCTCGACGGAGACGGCCGGGTCGACTTCGCCGGCCGGCACGTGCAGGCCCACGTCGACGTGCCGTGGGCGCCGACGCCGCACCCCGTCCCGCTCGTGGTCGGGGCGGCCCGCCCCGTCCTCCAGCGCCGGGCCGCCGCCCTCGTGGACCGGCTCGAGATCCTGTCGCCGATCGGACTCGGGCCCGGCGAGCGGCCGCCCGACCTGGCGGTGCTGGCCCATCGGATCGACGTCGCCCGGACCGTGGCCGCTGCCGCCGGGCGAGCGATCGCCTTCTCCGCCCGCGTGACCCTCGAGGTCGGGGGCCGCGCCGACCCGGCCGATGCCCTGCACCTCGCCGGGTCACCCGACGACGTCGTCGGTGCCGTGGCGGACCTGGCCCGACTCGGGTTCGACCGACTCACCGTCTTGCCCGTCGACCCGAGCAGCCAGGCCTGGCTCGCCCGATCGGTGGCCCACCTCGCCGACGCCGACGCCGGCTCGCGACCTGCCCCCTCCGACCCCTCTCCCGTAGGAGCCCCGTGA
- a CDS encoding ABC transporter ATP-binding protein — MPSSSLSLDEAEADASAFERPAGDSPPILRFEQTSKVFPDGTEAVVGADLAVHPGELVSIVGPSGCGKSTLLRIAAGLDDATGGTVTVDRSNVGYVFQDANLLPWRTVRRNVELFLQLRGVPAEERRERVDRALITVGLTDFADHHPKSLSGGMRMRVSLARSLTLDPPLFLFDEPFGALDEITRERLNDELLSLFTARSFGGLFVTHSVYEAVFLSTHVAVMSARPGRIVEIVDVPFDYPRRPELRHQPEFARITGRVSEILRSVHR, encoded by the coding sequence ATGCCTTCCTCCTCCCTCTCCCTCGACGAGGCGGAGGCTGACGCCTCGGCCTTCGAACGGCCGGCGGGCGACAGCCCACCCATCCTCCGCTTCGAGCAGACGTCCAAGGTCTTCCCCGACGGCACCGAGGCGGTCGTCGGCGCCGACCTGGCCGTCCACCCCGGGGAGCTGGTCTCCATCGTGGGCCCGTCGGGCTGCGGCAAGAGCACCCTGCTGCGCATCGCCGCCGGCCTCGACGACGCCACCGGCGGGACCGTCACCGTCGACCGGTCGAACGTCGGCTACGTCTTCCAGGACGCCAACCTTCTCCCCTGGCGGACGGTCCGGCGCAACGTCGAGCTCTTCCTCCAGCTCCGAGGCGTCCCGGCCGAGGAGCGCAGGGAGCGCGTCGACCGGGCCCTCATCACCGTCGGGCTCACCGACTTCGCCGACCACCACCCGAAGTCGTTGTCGGGGGGCATGCGCATGCGCGTGTCGCTGGCCCGCTCGCTGACCCTCGACCCCCCGCTCTTCTTGTTCGACGAGCCGTTCGGCGCGCTCGACGAGATCACCCGGGAGCGGCTGAACGACGAGCTGCTGTCGCTGTTCACGGCGCGCAGCTTCGGCGGGCTCTTCGTGACCCACTCCGTCTACGAGGCCGTCTTCCTCTCGACCCACGTGGCGGTGATGTCCGCCCGGCCGGGCCGCATCGTCGAGATCGTGGACGTGCCCTTCGACTACCCGCGCCGCCCCGAGCTGCGCCACCAGCCCGAGTTCGCCCGCATCACCGGCCGGGTGTCCGAGATCCTGAGGAGCGTCCACCGATGA
- a CDS encoding ABC transporter permease — protein sequence MTATAVDTPRSTATNPVTEVGAAPRSRPNPLVRALRTLSKALGPLAVLLVACGIWYVITYVVLPSHQRFLLPPPHEVVQDGFLDSRTRGELLRGLLSTTRVALSGLTLAFVLGTTFAIVMAQARWIERSFYPYAVILQTIPVLALTPLVGLWMGFNFRSRVLICTILALFPIITNTLFGLRSTAQAHHELFSLHTASRWTRLVRLQLPSALPSVFTGLRTSAGLSVIGAIVADFFFRQGEKGIGRLLDVYRSQLATDKLIAGVMCSASLGVAVFLVITVVSNRALRSWHDSARP from the coding sequence ATGACCGCGACCGCCGTCGACACCCCTCGCTCGACCGCCACCAACCCCGTCACGGAGGTGGGTGCCGCACCGCGCTCGCGCCCGAACCCGCTCGTCCGCGCCCTGAGGACCCTGTCCAAGGCCCTCGGCCCGCTCGCCGTCCTCCTGGTGGCCTGCGGGATCTGGTACGTCATCACCTACGTCGTCTTGCCCAGCCACCAGCGCTTCCTGCTGCCCCCTCCCCACGAGGTGGTGCAGGACGGGTTCCTCGACAGCCGCACCCGCGGCGAGCTGTTGAGGGGGCTGCTGTCGACCACCCGGGTGGCGCTGTCGGGGCTCACCCTGGCGTTCGTCCTCGGGACCACCTTCGCCATCGTGATGGCCCAGGCCCGCTGGATCGAGCGCTCCTTCTACCCGTACGCGGTCATCCTCCAGACCATCCCGGTCCTGGCCCTGACCCCCCTCGTCGGCCTGTGGATGGGGTTCAACTTCCGCAGCCGGGTCCTGATCTGCACGATCCTCGCCCTCTTCCCGATCATCACGAACACCCTCTTCGGCCTCCGGTCGACCGCCCAGGCCCACCACGAGCTGTTCAGCCTCCACACCGCGTCCCGGTGGACCCGGCTCGTGCGCCTGCAGCTCCCCTCCGCCCTGCCGTCGGTGTTCACCGGTCTGCGCACCAGCGCCGGCCTCTCGGTCATCGGCGCCATCGTCGCCGACTTCTTCTTCCGGCAGGGGGAGAAGGGGATCGGACGGCTCCTCGACGTGTACCGGTCCCAGCTGGCCACCGACAAGCTGATCGCCGGGGTCATGTGCTCGGCCAGCCTCGGCGTCGCCGTGTTCCTGGTCATCACCGTCGTGTCGAACCGGGCCCTGCGGTCCTGGCACGACTCGGCCCGGCCCTGA
- a CDS encoding FAD binding domain-containing protein, whose product MTVAVPGLVRPRDVDEAVAVLADGAARPVAGATALLVDVARGAGAPSRLVDLTTLDELTALDPAAGSGLGSRRVGAAVSLARLVRSGGALGTAAAQIASHPVRLRATVGGNIVAPGWPHDLRTVLWALGATLEVAGPAARRRVAVSLDPRTLAPQEVLVALHVPSTPATVVAGGGVTAGRPALQVVVSRSTGRAAVGTSGWRRPLPATGTAAAAGTDIGAVLGDELVGLGVPRLVAHDLADRSARPAA is encoded by the coding sequence GTGACCGTCGCCGTCCCCGGGCTCGTCCGCCCGCGCGACGTGGACGAGGCCGTGGCCGTCCTGGCCGACGGGGCGGCCCGGCCGGTGGCCGGCGCGACGGCGCTCCTGGTCGACGTGGCCCGCGGGGCGGGGGCGCCGAGCCGGCTGGTCGACCTCACCACGCTCGACGAGCTGACGGCCCTCGACCCGGCCGCCGGGTCGGGTCTGGGCAGCAGGCGCGTCGGTGCCGCCGTGTCGCTCGCCCGCCTGGTCCGTTCCGGCGGCGCCCTCGGGACGGCAGCGGCGCAGATCGCCTCGCACCCGGTGCGCCTCCGGGCGACCGTCGGCGGCAACATCGTCGCTCCGGGGTGGCCCCACGACCTGCGCACGGTGCTGTGGGCGCTCGGAGCGACGCTCGAGGTCGCCGGCCCGGCGGCGCGCCGTCGGGTCGCGGTGTCGCTCGACCCCCGAACCCTCGCCCCCCAGGAGGTCCTCGTCGCCCTCCACGTCCCGTCGACGCCGGCCACGGTGGTGGCCGGGGGCGGGGTGACCGCCGGGCGGCCCGCCCTCCAGGTGGTCGTCAGCCGCTCCACCGGGCGGGCCGCCGTGGGCACGTCCGGATGGCGTCGACCCCTGCCGGCGACGGGGACCGCCGCTGCCGCGGGGACCGACATCGGCGCCGTGCTGGGCGACGAGCTGGTCGGGCTCGGCGTCCCGCGGCTGGTCGCCCACGACCTCGCCGACCGATCGGCGCGACCCGCCGCATGA
- a CDS encoding (2Fe-2S)-binding protein gives MTIPPTETAATPVTVRVGDEALPVPAAPSTTLLDVLRGAGRTEVKEACGEGRCGACAVLVDGEMRLACIELASRAVGCSVTTAGSAGCAPAREALAATGAIQCGFCTPAAVIALTWAADGRAGVDDALGSLICRCGCHVGFREAAARLGLGVDDGTALGSLRA, from the coding sequence ATGACCATCCCCCCGACCGAGACCGCCGCCACCCCGGTCACCGTCCGGGTGGGGGATGAGGCGCTGCCGGTGCCGGCCGCCCCGTCGACCACCTTGCTGGACGTCCTGCGCGGCGCCGGTCGAACCGAGGTGAAGGAGGCGTGCGGCGAGGGCCGCTGCGGCGCCTGCGCCGTGCTCGTCGACGGCGAGATGCGCCTGGCCTGCATCGAGCTCGCCTCCCGGGCGGTGGGCTGCTCGGTCACCACGGCGGGCTCGGCCGGGTGCGCCCCGGCCCGGGAGGCGCTGGCCGCGACGGGGGCGATCCAGTGCGGCTTCTGCACCCCGGCCGCCGTCATCGCGCTCACCTGGGCCGCCGACGGGCGGGCGGGCGTGGACGACGCCCTCGGATCCCTCATCTGTCGCTGCGGATGCCACGTCGGCTTCCGGGAGGCGGCCGCCCGGCTCGGCCTCGGGGTCGACGACGGCACCGCCCTCGGGTCGCTCCGTGCCTGA
- a CDS encoding xanthine dehydrogenase family protein molybdopterin-binding subunit, producing the protein MPDATGRERRAKAAGLHPFAGDHVPPGALHGAVARAPLAHADIVAVDVAAARREHGVVAVYTSADIPGSVRVGTIQPDQRVLAEGRIRHAGEPIAFVVAETAAAARRGAAAVVLDLAPRRPIVDAAEAAAHLPEGDDDEPGTLLARHVVRRGDASAPTAVVVEGTWATGRQDPAFLAPEAAVAEPWGGGVRLTVATQDVHGDRTDVAAVLGIEPELVQVRDGGVGGAFGGREEMTLQPLVALAALRLGRPVRSAVSSAESLLAHPTRHPSRSEVRIGADADGTLRTLRARVVLDGGPYLTTSRSVARIVAYAMGGPYRFDAVDVEVRVGRTTNPTSGALRGFGATQACFALESTLDLLAARLGLDPTALRLANAAGPADRLATSGQPLGPAAPVEEIIRTARDHPLPDLPPPAPGARRATALAVGLKHCLRGDGRVEESWAAAELTPDGLLVETAAVDVGQGLRTVVERVVHEALGPVPVTLSTARTDLAPTGSTSASRQTWLVSGAVLACCAALRAGLGDATGAPEVRLDGTDVVTGPDRTPLDQVLARTPIGRVERRYAAPPTRAGDPHDGTGDAVHVAFMHSAHRATVDLAPDGSVAVRHVVAVHDAGHVVDPLSARRQVEGGVIQGIGFALFEEQVLDADGVPAAAPGWAGYPVPVLDEVPPIDVVFVESHEPGHPLGVKGLGEAPLIASPTAVALAVGRARGVPVTSIPLAPGARPGWLDEVVDA; encoded by the coding sequence GTGCCTGACGCGACCGGGCGGGAGCGACGGGCCAAGGCCGCCGGGCTCCACCCGTTCGCCGGCGACCACGTGCCACCCGGAGCGCTCCACGGCGCCGTCGCGCGGGCGCCCCTCGCCCACGCCGACATCGTCGCCGTCGACGTCGCCGCCGCCCGCCGCGAGCACGGGGTCGTCGCCGTCTACACCAGCGCCGACATCCCGGGCTCGGTCCGGGTCGGCACCATCCAGCCCGACCAGCGGGTCCTGGCCGAGGGTCGCATCCGCCACGCCGGTGAACCGATCGCGTTCGTCGTGGCCGAGACCGCCGCCGCAGCCCGACGAGGGGCGGCCGCCGTCGTCCTCGACCTGGCTCCCCGGCGACCGATCGTCGACGCCGCCGAGGCCGCCGCCCACCTCCCCGAGGGCGACGACGACGAGCCCGGCACCCTCCTCGCCCGGCACGTGGTGCGCCGGGGGGACGCCTCGGCCCCGACCGCCGTGGTGGTGGAGGGGACGTGGGCCACGGGGCGGCAGGACCCGGCCTTCCTGGCGCCCGAGGCGGCGGTCGCCGAACCCTGGGGCGGGGGCGTCCGGCTGACGGTGGCGACCCAGGACGTCCACGGTGACCGCACCGACGTGGCCGCCGTGCTGGGCATCGAGCCGGAGCTGGTGCAAGTCCGCGACGGGGGCGTGGGCGGGGCGTTCGGGGGCCGGGAGGAGATGACGCTCCAACCCCTGGTGGCCCTGGCGGCCCTGCGGCTCGGCCGGCCCGTCCGCAGCGCGGTGTCGTCGGCGGAGTCCCTCCTCGCCCACCCGACCCGGCACCCGTCCCGCTCCGAGGTCCGCATCGGCGCCGATGCCGACGGGACGCTCCGCACCCTCCGCGCCCGGGTCGTGCTGGACGGGGGCCCCTACCTGACGACCTCGAGGTCGGTCGCCCGCATCGTCGCCTACGCCATGGGCGGCCCGTACCGGTTCGACGCCGTGGACGTCGAGGTGCGGGTCGGGCGGACAACCAACCCCACCTCCGGGGCCCTGCGGGGGTTCGGCGCGACCCAGGCCTGCTTCGCCCTCGAGTCCACCCTCGACCTCCTGGCGGCGCGGCTCGGGCTCGACCCGACGGCGCTGCGCCTGGCCAACGCCGCCGGCCCGGCCGACCGGCTGGCCACCTCGGGCCAGCCCCTCGGTCCGGCGGCGCCGGTGGAGGAGATCATCCGCACGGCGCGCGACCATCCGCTCCCCGACCTCCCGCCCCCGGCCCCCGGGGCGCGCCGGGCGACCGCGCTCGCCGTCGGGCTCAAGCACTGCCTGCGAGGTGACGGTCGGGTCGAGGAGTCCTGGGCGGCCGCGGAGCTCACCCCTGACGGGCTCCTGGTCGAGACGGCCGCGGTCGACGTCGGCCAGGGACTGCGGACGGTGGTCGAGCGGGTCGTCCACGAGGCCCTCGGACCCGTGCCGGTGACGCTCTCCACGGCCCGGACCGACCTGGCGCCGACGGGGTCGACGTCGGCGAGCCGCCAGACCTGGCTGGTCAGCGGGGCGGTGCTGGCCTGCTGCGCCGCCCTGCGCGCCGGGCTGGGAGATGCCACCGGCGCCCCCGAGGTGCGCCTCGACGGCACCGACGTCGTGACCGGGCCGGACCGCACCCCCCTCGACCAGGTCCTGGCCCGCACCCCGATCGGGCGGGTGGAGCGGCGCTACGCGGCACCGCCGACCCGCGCCGGCGACCCCCACGACGGGACCGGCGACGCGGTGCACGTGGCCTTCATGCACTCCGCCCACCGGGCCACCGTCGACCTGGCCCCGGACGGGTCCGTCGCCGTCCGCCACGTGGTCGCCGTCCACGACGCGGGTCACGTCGTGGATCCGCTCTCGGCCCGTCGCCAGGTCGAGGGCGGCGTCATCCAGGGCATCGGGTTCGCCCTCTTCGAAGAGCAGGTGCTCGACGCCGACGGCGTGCCCGCCGCAGCGCCGGGTTGGGCCGGCTACCCGGTCCCCGTCCTGGACGAGGTGCCCCCGATCGACGTCGTGTTCGTCGAGAGCCACGAGCCGGGCCACCCGCTCGGGGTCAAGGGCCTGGGGGAGGCGCCGCTCATCGCCTCGCCGACCGCGGTGGCCCTGGCCGTGGGTCGGGCCCGGGGGGTTCCGGTCACGTCCATCCCCCTCGCGCCCGGGGCCCGACCCGGGTGGCTCGACGAGGTCGTCGATGCCTGA
- a CDS encoding aspartate dehydrogenase domain-containing protein, whose product MPDTRPITAAGLRVAIIGAGAIGSALAAELDAGRIDGARLSGVGARGDTATHRFADLLDASDVVVEAAGHAALAAHGPATVAAGRQLVVLSVGALADDELRARVLAGPGRAHLVTGALGGIDALAALARAGGLHRVALRTTKPGPVLIRPWMPVALKADLRAGRPVVALSGTARQAAVAFPASANVAATLALATLGLDATEVEVRGGPRDQPVEHLVEADGPMGSYRFELRNRTTPENPRTSALVPWSAVVLLERLAADVMVRSAR is encoded by the coding sequence ATGCCTGACACCCGACCGATCACCGCCGCCGGGCTGCGGGTCGCCATCATCGGCGCCGGCGCCATCGGGTCCGCCCTCGCCGCCGAGCTGGACGCCGGCCGCATCGACGGCGCCCGGCTCAGCGGTGTCGGCGCTCGAGGCGACACCGCCACCCACCGGTTCGCCGACCTGCTGGACGCGAGCGACGTGGTGGTGGAGGCCGCCGGGCACGCCGCGCTCGCCGCCCACGGGCCGGCCACGGTCGCCGCCGGACGGCAGCTGGTCGTCCTCAGCGTCGGCGCCCTGGCCGACGACGAGCTGCGGGCCCGGGTGCTGGCCGGACCGGGGCGCGCCCACCTCGTCACCGGCGCGCTCGGCGGGATCGACGCCCTGGCCGCGCTGGCCCGGGCCGGCGGACTGCACCGCGTGGCCCTGCGCACGACCAAGCCGGGACCGGTGCTGATCCGGCCGTGGATGCCCGTCGCCCTGAAGGCCGACCTCCGGGCCGGGCGACCCGTGGTGGCCCTGTCGGGCACGGCGCGCCAGGCCGCGGTCGCCTTCCCGGCGTCGGCCAACGTGGCCGCGACCCTGGCGCTGGCGACGCTCGGCCTCGACGCCACCGAGGTCGAGGTCCGAGGTGGTCCGCGGGACCAGCCGGTCGAGCACCTCGTCGAGGCCGACGGGCCCATGGGCAGCTACCGCTTCGAGCTGCGCAACCGGACGACCCCGGAGAACCCCCGCACCTCGGCGCTGGTCCCCTGGAGCGCGGTGGTGCTCCTCGAGCGTTTGGCCGCCGACGTCATGGTCCGGTCAGCCAGGTGA